A single genomic interval of Streptomyces sp. NBC_00663 harbors:
- the chvE gene encoding multiple monosaccharide ABC transporter substrate-binding protein, translating to MLNRRAALSAIATSAVLALSLTACGQDSEGGSAESKGDSKGGTIGIAMPTKSSERWIADGKNVETNLQKLGYKTKLVYGEDEPDQQVSQIENLITQGVKALIVAAIDNKSLNNVLQEAKDAGIPVIAYDRLILGTPNVDYYASFDNSKVGELQASYIVDKLGLASGKGPFNIELFAGSNDDNNTKYFFNGAMSVLKPYIDSKKLVVKSGQVDLNKVTTLRWDGATAQRRMDDILTGSYKSGRVDAVLSPYDGISIGILSALKSDGYGTKAKPLPVLTGQDAELASVKSIIAGEQTQTVYKDTRELAKVAANMVDAVLNDKKPETNDTKTYDNGSKVIPAYLLKPVSVDKSNYKQVLVDGGYYTEGELK from the coding sequence ATGCTTAACCGCAGAGCTGCACTCTCCGCCATAGCCACCTCGGCCGTCCTCGCCCTCTCCCTGACCGCCTGTGGCCAGGACAGCGAGGGTGGCAGCGCGGAGAGCAAGGGCGACTCCAAGGGCGGCACCATCGGCATCGCGATGCCGACCAAGTCCTCCGAGCGCTGGATCGCCGACGGCAAGAACGTCGAGACCAACCTTCAGAAGCTGGGCTACAAGACCAAGCTGGTCTACGGCGAGGACGAGCCCGACCAGCAGGTCTCGCAGATCGAGAACCTGATCACCCAGGGCGTCAAGGCGCTGATCGTCGCCGCGATCGACAACAAGTCGCTCAACAACGTGCTCCAGGAGGCGAAGGACGCGGGCATCCCCGTCATCGCCTACGACCGCCTGATCCTCGGCACGCCGAACGTCGACTACTACGCCTCCTTCGACAACAGCAAGGTCGGCGAGCTCCAGGCCAGCTACATCGTCGACAAGCTCGGCCTCGCCTCCGGCAAGGGCCCCTTCAACATCGAGCTGTTCGCCGGCTCCAACGACGACAACAACACCAAGTACTTCTTCAACGGCGCGATGAGCGTCCTGAAGCCGTACATCGACTCCAAGAAGCTCGTCGTCAAGTCCGGCCAGGTCGACCTCAACAAGGTCACCACCCTGCGCTGGGACGGCGCCACCGCCCAGCGCCGCATGGACGACATCCTGACCGGCTCCTACAAGTCCGGCCGGGTCGACGCGGTCCTGTCGCCGTACGACGGCATCTCCATCGGCATCCTGTCGGCGCTGAAGTCCGACGGCTACGGCACCAAGGCCAAGCCGCTCCCGGTCCTGACCGGTCAGGACGCCGAGCTGGCCTCCGTGAAGTCGATCATCGCGGGCGAGCAGACGCAGACCGTCTACAAGGACACCCGTGAGCTGGCCAAGGTCGCGGCCAACATGGTCGACGCGGTGCTCAACGACAAGAAGCCCGAGACCAACGACACCAAGACCTACGACAACGGCTCCAAGGTCATCCCCGCCTACCTGCTCAAGCCGGTGAGCGTCGACAAGAGCAACTACAAGCAGGTCCTGGTCGACGGCGGCTACTACACCGAGGGCGAGCTCAAGTAG